A genomic window from Cyanobacteria bacterium FACHB-DQ100 includes:
- a CDS encoding heme A synthase has translation MSDSLFDPSKISHPAQARSWITRLVFGLAVATLFLMALGSATRVMNAGLSCPDWPLCYGEFVPRSQMNLEVFLEWFHRLIATTIGFGTIALVAVSWWFRRDLPKWTPWATLLALFLVVFQGVLGGLTVTELLRFDIVTAHLGTGLLFFSTLLTIGTLLIPYQGTGTVGKLRLVGIAATGFVYFQSILGGLVSSQWALHQCFGQSQLCTIMNSHIAGIVPPILSVLTLVILAWRTPALHPLLRRLINVAGLLLVLQITLGVATFRLQLQVEPLTVAHQVTGAALLGTLLVFTVLALRDSAEGQVVKVEA, from the coding sequence ATGTCTGATTCACTGTTTGATCCCTCCAAGATTTCTCATCCGGCTCAGGCTCGCAGTTGGATTACTCGCCTCGTTTTTGGTTTGGCAGTCGCCACTCTATTTCTGATGGCGCTGGGCAGTGCCACACGAGTCATGAATGCGGGACTGTCCTGTCCAGATTGGCCCTTGTGTTATGGTGAATTTGTGCCCCGCAGTCAGATGAATCTTGAAGTGTTTCTGGAATGGTTCCATCGCTTGATTGCTACCACGATCGGATTTGGTACGATCGCATTGGTCGCTGTTTCCTGGTGGTTCCGCCGCGACTTACCGAAGTGGACACCTTGGGCAACTTTGTTGGCCTTGTTCTTAGTTGTGTTTCAAGGCGTTTTAGGCGGTTTGACGGTCACAGAGCTACTGCGCTTTGATATTGTGACGGCGCACTTGGGAACCGGATTGTTATTCTTCAGTACGTTATTGACGATCGGAACCTTACTGATTCCTTATCAAGGCACCGGAACGGTTGGAAAGCTTCGGTTAGTCGGAATTGCTGCGACGGGTTTTGTTTACTTTCAGAGCATTCTAGGCGGATTAGTGTCGTCGCAGTGGGCATTGCATCAATGCTTTGGACAGTCGCAACTGTGCACGATCATGAATAGCCACATTGCAGGAATTGTGCCGCCGATTCTATCTGTGCTCACTTTGGTGATTTTGGCTTGGCGTACTCCTGCCTTGCATCCCCTTCTACGTCGCTTAATCAATGTTGCCGGATTGCTTCTGGTACTGCAAATTACGTTAGGAGTAGCAACTTTCCGCTTGCAGCTGCAAGTTGAACCGCTTACCGTCGCTCACCAAGTAACCGGAGCCGCTTTACTCGGAACATTACTGGTCTTTACGGTGCTGGCTTTGCGCGATTCGGCTGAAGGGCAGGTCGTCAAAGTTGAAGCTTAA
- a CDS encoding protoheme IX farnesyltransferase — protein MQDSATGVIRHNQDFLQVIKSYWQLTKPRIILLLLITTAGGMWIAAQGQVDPVLLIVTLISGAFAAGSANTINCLYDRDIDYIMERTRSRPLPSGRVSVRDALIFAVTLALTSFGLLAYFANLLSACLAMSGIFFYVVVYTHWLKRHSTQNIVIGGAAGAIPPLVGWAAVTGDLSWAAWVLFAIVFLWTPPHFWALAILIREDYAKVGVPMLPVVNGNEPTSKQIFYYTLSLIPVSLLLVYPLHVMGAVYAAIALLLGGIFVQKAWNLMQAPSDLMVARSTFKYSILYMMLLCAGMGIDSLPATHQLISAIVQQAQTIVGVVF, from the coding sequence ATGCAAGATTCAGCAACGGGCGTAATCCGCCACAACCAAGATTTTCTTCAAGTTATTAAAAGCTATTGGCAACTCACCAAGCCGCGCATTATTCTCTTGCTCTTGATTACAACAGCAGGTGGAATGTGGATTGCAGCTCAGGGACAGGTTGATCCGGTACTGCTAATCGTGACGTTGATCAGTGGCGCATTTGCAGCAGGATCAGCGAACACAATTAACTGTTTGTACGATCGCGATATCGACTACATCATGGAACGGACTCGCAGCCGTCCGCTTCCATCCGGTCGAGTCAGCGTTCGAGACGCGCTCATCTTTGCTGTCACATTGGCGTTAACTTCGTTTGGATTGTTAGCGTATTTTGCGAACTTGCTGAGTGCTTGTCTGGCAATGTCGGGAATCTTCTTTTACGTGGTCGTCTATACGCACTGGCTAAAGCGCCATAGCACGCAGAATATTGTGATTGGTGGAGCTGCGGGTGCGATTCCGCCGCTAGTCGGTTGGGCTGCGGTGACGGGTGATCTCAGTTGGGCGGCTTGGGTGTTGTTTGCGATCGTCTTTCTTTGGACTCCGCCGCATTTCTGGGCGCTAGCGATTCTGATTCGCGAAGATTACGCCAAAGTTGGTGTTCCGATGTTGCCTGTGGTGAATGGGAATGAACCAACGAGCAAACAGATCTTCTACTACACGCTATCTTTGATTCCGGTGTCGCTGCTGTTGGTTTATCCGTTGCATGTGATGGGTGCAGTGTATGCCGCGATCGCGCTTCTATTGGGCGGCATCTTTGTGCAAAAAGCTTGGAATTTGATGCAGGCTCCGTCAGATTTGATGGTAGCTCGATCTACCTTTAAGTATTCAATTCTGTACATGATGCTGCTTTGTGCGGGAATGGGAATTGATTCACTCCCTGCAACTCATCAACTTATCAGTGCGATCGTTCAACAAGCTCAAACCATTGTGGGAGTGGTTTTCTAG
- a CDS encoding DUF3493 domain-containing protein: protein MNQQSEQLKRSDPKKYARLKAEAAAPYRGLRKFIYLAFGGSGAIGAVVFLARTLAGRDLETAVPNLALQIGLVALMVWLFRFESRKTP from the coding sequence ATGAATCAGCAATCTGAGCAACTCAAGCGATCCGACCCCAAAAAATATGCGCGTCTTAAAGCTGAAGCCGCTGCACCCTACCGCGGACTGCGGAAATTTATCTATCTTGCCTTTGGGGGATCAGGCGCGATCGGCGCAGTCGTGTTTCTCGCGCGAACCCTTGCAGGGCGAGATTTAGAAACGGCTGTGCCAAATCTTGCCCTGCAAATTGGGTTAGTCGCGCTCATGGTCTGGCTATTTCGCTTTGAGAGCCGCAAAACCCCTTAG
- a CDS encoding DUF1565 domain-containing protein — MRELMVRLGIGKFPFSRAIVPTQLSLLALLCLGTPLMAQAPTDSQLPTTSTPLVTSPTITTVLYVNPTTGSDQPTAGKTDAAPYRTITFALQQATAGTLIQLAPGNYTEQTGEQFPIVLKPGVVLRGDENSKGANFLIQGSGLTPSKAFGNQNAAIRAANSSEIRGVTVTNIVTRGTGIWVEDADCMIANSTFTNSNREGVFIVGNSSPVVTDNVFTKNSGNGISITGGARGVIRNNVFNATGFGLAIGGNSIPRLEGNQITQNTAGIYMDGSSRAILRNNVITDSQGDGIVARDNAFPDLGTADSLGNNTIRNNGRDASRKGVDLNNTTNNTFQAIGNNIDPKRISGPVAFVAGGTNTAFSDVQGHWAQQYIQALASQAIITGFPDGTFKPNEPVTRAQFATIVSKAFNPAPRNPAVNFSDVRSNFWGFAAIQSASRGGFMAGFPGGTFRPDQRIPKVQALVALSNGLQFGAGDPSALSRFQDANSIPGWAASPIAAATQRQIVVNYPTVGQLTPNREATRAEVAAFIYQALVNQGKAQAIPSPYVVGAR; from the coding sequence GGTACGTCTAGGCATTGGTAAATTTCCCTTTTCCCGCGCGATCGTTCCCACCCAACTGAGCTTACTTGCTTTACTGTGCTTGGGTACTCCCTTAATGGCTCAAGCACCCACCGATAGCCAGCTCCCAACTACTTCAACCCCATTGGTGACTAGCCCCACGATTACAACAGTTTTATACGTCAATCCCACAACCGGCAGCGATCAGCCCACGGCTGGAAAAACCGATGCTGCACCCTATCGCACCATTACGTTCGCACTCCAGCAAGCAACCGCAGGAACGCTAATTCAACTCGCTCCCGGCAACTACACCGAACAAACCGGCGAACAATTTCCGATCGTGCTTAAACCCGGTGTTGTCCTACGCGGTGACGAGAACAGTAAAGGCGCGAATTTCCTAATTCAAGGCAGTGGACTAACGCCGAGTAAAGCCTTTGGCAACCAAAACGCCGCGATTCGAGCCGCCAATAGTAGTGAAATTCGCGGTGTAACCGTGACGAATATTGTCACACGCGGCACTGGAATTTGGGTCGAAGATGCAGACTGCATGATTGCCAACAGCACGTTTACCAATAGCAATCGGGAAGGCGTTTTCATCGTAGGTAACTCTAGTCCTGTTGTCACCGACAATGTGTTTACCAAAAACTCCGGCAATGGTATCTCGATCACTGGCGGAGCGCGGGGTGTGATTAGAAACAATGTCTTTAATGCAACCGGATTCGGGCTGGCGATCGGCGGTAACTCAATCCCTCGACTCGAAGGCAACCAGATTACGCAGAACACAGCAGGCATTTATATGGATGGATCGAGTAGAGCCATCCTCCGCAACAATGTAATCACCGATAGCCAAGGCGATGGTATTGTTGCCAGAGATAACGCATTCCCTGATTTGGGAACTGCGGACAGCCTAGGAAACAATACGATTCGTAACAACGGTCGAGATGCCAGCCGCAAAGGTGTTGACCTGAACAACACGACAAACAATACGTTTCAAGCGATCGGCAACAACATCGATCCGAAGCGCATCTCAGGTCCAGTAGCGTTTGTAGCTGGCGGAACAAACACAGCGTTTTCTGACGTTCAAGGGCATTGGGCACAACAGTACATCCAAGCGTTAGCATCACAAGCAATCATCACAGGCTTCCCAGATGGCACATTCAAGCCGAACGAGCCAGTGACTCGCGCTCAGTTTGCGACGATCGTTTCCAAAGCCTTTAATCCGGCTCCTAGAAATCCGGCAGTCAACTTCTCTGATGTTCGCAGTAACTTCTGGGGCTTTGCGGCGATTCAATCGGCTTCACGGGGTGGCTTTATGGCAGGTTTTCCAGGCGGCACGTTCCGACCGGATCAGCGAATTCCGAAAGTTCAGGCATTAGTCGCGCTGTCGAATGGCTTACAGTTCGGGGCTGGAGATCCGAGCGCGCTTTCTCGCTTCCAGGATGCGAATTCGATTCCCGGCTGGGCAGCAAGCCCGATCGCGGCTGCTACCCAACGTCAGATTGTGGTGAACTATCCAACAGTCGGACAACTCACGCCTAATCGAGAAGCCACTCGCGCAGAAGTAGCCGCCTTTATTTACCAAGCGCTGGTGAATCAGGGTAAAGCTCAGGCGATTCCGTCTCCATACGTTGTTGGAGCGCGTTAA